In the genome of Plasmodium brasilianum strain Bolivian I chromosome Unknown PB_00_11, whole genome shotgun sequence, the window aaaagaaatattattttcatatttttattattttcttttttttctaattgaATAATtctgatattaaaaaattagaatatatataatgtattacttttggagaaaataaatatttatatttttgttctgtatgaattctaataattttaaaataaacggcataaaaatttgcatgtataattttttattattataattccaTAACAGGATTAATATTTGCTATATTAGTAAAATGTtctaataaaatgttttttttatttataaatatattataagaattgtaatttttaaaaaatatagttaatattttaggaataatgttaaaagataatttaaaaaaaaagtttttgcTAGTAgaaagtataataatataaaaaatatggttactgtacattttataaatattgaaatatgtgtaacaaaataaaaaaaagatatatatttaaaaaaaacaaatttatttatttaacgtGAAGGTGAATGTTTACTTAAAATTTACGCCATGCGCTAAAAGTTAATTAATAACATGTTTtaatgaacataaaaaatgataatataatacaataatttatacaCAATAGAATAGCAtgaatattgaaaaataacGGCATAAATCGGATTACATATATCATTCCCACGATCTACTATAAGgttgttcattttattaatatttcatcaatcattaataataattactttacattttagaaatatataggtaacataataattaattcaattatttagatatataatttattctaaAATACGTTCTAATTGAGAATATCTCCCACAATTGTAGTAAAATATACAGCATATTGATTTATGgtatctttttcttattctcctaaaaatgaaaaaagaatattttttttttataaatatgtatatatatatgtaaatgtgtttagtttattattcattatatattatggagAAAATGAAATTCTTCATTAAGAAATAGAattcttaaatataattttttaatttttccaaaaaataaataattaaaaagaacgCAAATATAGCTATAggtaaaattttgaaaatatacaataaatgaACGCTATTAATGTACTATATTCATTAACTCATAACAGAATAAGACGTTTTCATTAAGTATgtagcatatttttttttttttaatacaattCGTAATACAGATTTTGTGTAAATTATCATTAAGTTTTCATGCATATAAAGAGTTcctttccttattttttttttttttttatgaacaaattttttatataaattgaaaCATGAAACCGGTTGATCaatggaaatatataaaagatacaaataagtatatttCTAAACGTGAAAATAACTGTAAAATAAGAAGTAAtggaataaaatagaattatataaatttttgtaataatattatattaattcagGAATAGtgttacaaattttttattttgtttttttttattatttcaaattataattttttcaaggTGTAACATTTtcgaaaaattttaatattaatcttttttttttatatgtgtattaacatattactatttttgttaaatcaAGTATTAGCGAAGTGTCctaatgtataatattacagatataaaaaaacgtatataattgtaatatattttaaatgcttCAATTTCAAACTTTATGTTtcatgattttttttttcctttttattacttattactttacattcattttctttatttcctaaagacattaaaacatttaaataatattttatattagtagccttttttcttaaatatcatctaaatatattatggaaGTTACCTATGAATTTATAGAAACTGTTTTTCTGCTATTTCATCCGATTTGTTTACTGTTCTATCACTAACTATAGAATTTGCATATAAGTCATCTTCTCTTATCCAATCTTCTATCTCATTCCTGAAACTATCTTTCCATATATGAGCATCAAATTCctcatttcttttattttctatatcattgttattatattcaattatattttctgtaatttcttgttttttactTGAATATCCTTCTCCCTTCCATTCATTTATGGATCTATCCAAATATGATTCTCTATTTTCAAGGTTTACCTCCTTTTTACATTCTTCTAATACTGCTATAAGCACGAGAATACAAAgctttgttaataattttttttttatatatttatataattcttcataattttctttgTGCTTCAATTCTTCTACATTTAATAGtgatacataatttttagtaTCTTCATTTACATATTCATCTGAGATATTCTGCAACTCCTGCGCTAATCCATTATTCCAGTACTGATCAAGATGTTGTTGTATAATCATACCCTTTTTTGATATCCACTGTCtccatatatctttttccctttttaaaaatgaaaccttttgattttcatttgaagatttattttttatttcttccatTTCTTGTATGTAAGATACTTCTCTTTTCCATTCATCCTTCAAATTATTAAACCAATCGTCTTTTTTAAGATTTTGAGAAAGATTTCTATGTCTTTGTATCCATTTATTCCAtagaatattttgttttttaatatcacttatacatttaatattttctattattagATCATCATCAATTAAATTAGGAAAGGTTATATTATCCTGTTTTGTGAACTCATCTATgcatatttctaaaaattcgTCTTGGATGTTTTCCCATTCTTTATTTCTGAATTCTTCGAGTACTTCCATATGTACTTCTACTATGATTTTGGATCTGTCTCTTGTTCGCTTTgataaatttacattttttgtaagttcatttatttttattttttttataatttcttcatCATCATATATTGTGTGTTCTAAAGGATAATccgtaaaaattttacttttcttgTTAGAAAATGAAGGTACAAGCAATCTCAGAAATTTCACATGTCTTCtacttatcttttttttttttttatatattccagTTAAAGCAAACTATAGTATaagaaaaacatttttataaaataagctattacaataaataaatgattttcatatttttaaacttttattattatattactttaataaaaagagaaaatataataataattaccaAACTTATTAAAATAGATGATGTATATTTATCACTTGGATTTAATGTCGTACCTgtaattgtattttatacatatatatgtatatattatttagtatagttatttaaaatgtagaaatataagtaaaattagTGATACCTGGAGTATGGGGTATTTGAGGAGGACTATGTGCTAAGGTATATGTCGATGCACTATGAGTTGGCTGTGTATTCTTAGGATCAGGAGATAATTGTATGTCTTGAACAGTTGGAGAGAGTAATTCATTAGTAACTTCTGATGCTGCATGTACATCTTCAgaaattttagttttttctAATGATGCATCTGTTAAAGATTGTGAATTCTCAGTTTCTTTAGATGAATGCTGAATTTCTGAAGCTTCACTTTTAATAAGTTTTGATGGAGGTTGTGATGGAATTTGTAGTTCAAGTTCAGTTTGTGCTTCTGGTGCAGTGGGCACAtctatattttgattttgaGGTTTGGGAATATTTTGATCTGTACCTTCAGTTCCACTTTgtaatcttttattttcaagTAATCCTACAGTAGTTTCTGCTGAATTCGAGGTTGTACATTCAGAAAGTTCTTTAAATGTTTCTTGATTCATTATATCACATGTCGATTCTTTAGTTAGTTTTTTGGTCTTTTTTGCTGGTTCCACTTTGTAACAACTTTCGAAGaggtttttcttttcttcaaaTTGCTTCTGCATCTCTTTAATCCATGCATTATATGTTTTGCATTTGTCTAAACATGTATTTTCACATTTACctgagtttttttttttattgtttctaTTACATTCAAATctatacttctttttttacagaAATCctcttctttatattttaattctaaaagttctttatgttctttttttaaaatcataGGGCATCCACCATAATTAGTTATATCCTTAAAGTAATGGTGTAGTTGAAACTTTAATAATGATTCCCACATATGTTGGCTTGTATGCCGAGGAGGAGACATATTCTTAATTAGAAAATCAGCTAATTGTTTGCATTCTTCTCTAAATAAATTTTCGTTATTTGCCGTTTTTAAGAATTTAGTTCTATTTTGTACGTAAGTTCTAATAGTCCTAAATGGTTCTGTGAGGGTTAGCGAAAATCCTGCCGTTCCAGAAATAGTGAAATGCtgaatttaaaagaattattaaaaattacgtAAGTATTAAGTTTTATGTTCATTGCActgtaacattttttatcataaataaataatttatgtatgaatttaatagtttaaaaaaaaaatgaatattaccTTAGGTATACAATTTTCCATAATGACCCTATATCGATGCTCTAGTTCgttgaaaatgaaaatcttaaagaaaattaatcGTGTACATTTTGTATCAGTAtcgtattttaaaaattaagatgTATTAAAAggaattacatatttatgagCTACGTAGTAATTTATATCagaaatataaagtaaataaatttattattatttattctgtaagagttttatcttattttaacttaagtaaatataaaacaattgAAGATATATCCTAAATATGTTTTGAAATTAAATGGTGgttaagtatatattagtatataaaatttatataaccTTCATTAAAGGAATCACAATaacttacaaaaaaaaaattacatataaattaaatgaaaaataaattaaaatttattatataaaagtattacTAATCAatttattgctttttttttggatctttttttttgtttttaacgCAAAAAACCGTATATAAATGCTGTTGTATTAAGGTAAACAATTCTTTTTGTTCAagtttttttggaaaataaataatctatAAACCAGATAATTATTAACACTTATAGTATGTTTGTTATTATGTtacatttatcatttttccCACATTGCGCACTACATTGTAATTATATTGTTAacagttttttatttttaataccttatatatagaaatgggaaataataatatataaattatactatATTGTTTCTGTTTTTGAGAATGataaataacattataaTGCACATAAtccatttaataatatatgcaaataatctaccaaaaatttaataagtTATGCTATACATTATgctacaaaataattttaaatagtatacattatcatacatatacatatatatgtatgttctGTACTTGTCTATTACCACTTTTGAATAAAATTGATTTCATTTGGGCTAAATgttaattaataaagaataacttaaggtatattatttattgaatAAAATGTTGAATGcttatgaaatatatgaaaaattattagaataTACTTGTGAGAACGTTATTCGTACTATATGTCTAAAAAATcgtaaaatgaattataactatgtaatgaaaaataataatactaaatTTTACGTAAatgcaataatatattaaattaaataatacaacaTTATTGAAGTTTCATAACTGTTTTTTTGTacttattcatatatatattctaataaatacatcatagaaaaaaatttttaattttatttctatttttttttttttttctgcatttgttatgaatatgaaaaaatcgTTTTAAGACTATTATTAAGTATTCATTTATGATCTAGAATGACAAAATTAAGTATTAGCttatagtatatttttaaatattaatcaataaattaaatcacagaactctttaaaaatattacttgcattataatatattatttgttaacgtaaatatattattacttattttaaaatttcttttgaaACAAGCATATAAAAGATAATGAATAAgcaagaaattaaaataatatatatattagtaaattttagtaaataattatttgaattagTGGTTgatgtaatataattatgtttaacCAATCTGttatattaaagaattattggtttttacttatttgtaatttttgaatttatttttactcaattttttttttttttttctgttctttatattttaatccCTTACATTCcatctcattttttttttaaatatttttatttattacattgtACATGGGAATATATGTGAAAAtaattcatcattttttaagataatatatgtttaaaatatCTCATTTGAATGTATAAGATATGCGCAAAATAtagtacataatatatatgtaatagtGCTTGATTAGgtagcaaaataaaagaaaatataattttctgaAATATGTGAAGGTATATTGGAagaacattattataattgttatcaagtgtatataaaacaatttatttcctctatttttttttttttattgttttatatatgtatgaaaaaTCTTACTGTTTTGATGTATCCtttactattatattttaaatatcttataaaatttattgaatAACATTACAGTTTAtacataacatataatttatgtaaatgaaaaaaatagtaaatattattatgaattatttGATATTTGTCTATATTACgatgattattttattaatttatttaaatagtatattttaatgttaaaatagatatattaaataagtggaattttcatataaaatggACTAACGATATTccattatgtatatatatatatatatataaataatattttattaagaataCATTTAAcggaaaaaatatgcaaaaatatttgtattcattgtgtattaaaaacaaatttctaataaatataaaaaaattatatgcccaatattaattataataacgtAAATACATTATACTATTGttcacttaaaaaaatattattcttccaaatgaataattaaaaataataaaaaaataaaatttacgataattaacaataatatattattatctttttaatatatatataatttttttacgaCAGCATTTATGGAAGCGCTCATTtggtttttattaatttttagaaCAACTAGGCTCTCTAACTATCTTACATATAGCTGATGTTtagaatgaaataaataataa includes:
- a CDS encoding STP1 protein — translated: MENCIPKHFTISGTAGFSLTLTEPFRTIRTYVQNRTKFLKTANNENLFREECKQLADFLIKNMSPPRHTSQHMWESLLKFQLHHYFKDITNYGGCPMILKKEHKELLELKYKEEDFCKKRSIDLNVIETIKKKTQKQFEEKKNLFESCYKVEPAKKTKKLTKESTCDIMNQETFKELSECTTSNSAETTVGLLENKRLQSGTEGTDQNIPKPQNQNIDVPTAPEAQTELELQIPSQPPSKLIKSEASEIQHSSKETENSQSLTDASLEKTKISEDVHAASEVTNELLSPTVQDIQLSPDPKNTQPTHSASTYTLAHSPPQIPHTPGTTLNPSDKYTSSILISLFALTGIYKKKKKISRRHVKFLRLLVPSFSNKKSKIFTDYPLEHTIYDDEEIIKKIKINELTKNVNLSKRTRDRSKIIVEVHMEVLEEFRNKEWENIQDEFLEICIDEFTKQDNITFPNLIDDDLIIENIKCISDIKKQNILWNKWIQRHRNLSQNLKKDDWFNNLKDEWKREVSYIQEMEEIKNKSSNENQKVSFLKREKDIWRQWISKKGMIIQQHLDQYWNNGLAQELQNISDEYVNEDTKNYVSLLNVEELKHKENYEELYKYIKKKLLTKLCILVLIAVLEECKKEVNLENRESYLDRSINEWKGEGYSSKKQEITENIIEYNNNDIENKRNEEFDAHIWKDSFRNEIEDWIREDDLYANSIVSDRTVNKSDEIAEKQFL